AATTCCCAAGAGCGCATATAAGCCACTCTATGGGCTTCAAGTCGCTCGACTTCTGCTGCCTTATAGTTATCCAGCTAGTCTTTCAATGCTTCCAGCTTAGCTTTTAACAATTCCAGCTCGACATCTTTGGCTTCCAAAGACTATTTCTTTTCCCCGAGCTGTAGGTCTTTCACAATCATCTCGACTACTTTGGTTGCTAGCTCGGAAACATAGTTGGTTTCCTCTTCTTGTAGTTGTAAGGAAAGGGCTCTGGCCTCAGCATTCTTCCGATCTAAGTCCTTTATAGCCCTTTGTGATTGTTCTTGGATTTAAGATGGGACTCAGCAGCCTGGAGTTGTCTCTAAAGTTTTTCCATGGATGCCACCTAAGCGAGTCCTCTTTCTTTCTCCTTCGAAAGGACCCACTCGGCCTGTAGCAGCAGGTGGTGTCGGTCTTCTAGCTCCTTTTTCAGAAGAGCCACTTCTTTTTGAAGTTGCTCGGAGGTGACTCGGGAAGTTCTTACTTCCCCAACAGAGTCTTTCAGGGTTCATTAGGCATGGCTTAGGTTTGTCATCTTTTTAGATAAGGCTAGCCCTTGAACCCAGAACTAAAGGAAAGGGAAGgttaaagaaaaatgaaaaagtgAAAGGAAAAATTCACTAATAGGAAAAGCGTACCCCAGGACATCTTAGGAAAAGCTATCGACCAACTCTTTTAGAGTCCATTCGGCCGCTTGTGCCACACTATCGGCTCAAGTTTGTGCTAGGGGGCATTTTATCTTTATCATATTGTGAGGGGTGAGAGGTTCAGAAGGGTCGATACTGAGTCATTTATGAGAGGGTAGCCTAAATGTAGTGTTAACCTTACGGGACCCCGGCCCGTGAGAAAATGACTTGGTTCTAGGTGTGGAAGTAATCTTGGATGCAGGGTCCTCCTTGTGAGGAGGCCAGGAAGAGATCGTTGGGGCCACAATGGGCCCGGTCGACGTGGAAGGATCCGCTGGTGTCAAGTTGGGGGGGGGGTGGGGGGCTAGTGGGATGGGATCCTAAAGGCAGATCTCGTGTCTGACTGGAGCAAGAGCTGAGCTTTCTTCCTTCTCGGATAATTGATGAGGTGAAGGTGCTATAGTTGAAGTCGAGAGAGCAGGCATGTCTGATCGGTGTCTCTTGTGACGAAAAGTGCAACAGTGCATCAGACATGTTGGAATCAAAAGGGATCGGCTCGAGAACCCGGGCCCCATGCAAGCGGTACACCAGAAACTTCCACCCTGTAAAATGTGGGAATTGCGAGCCTATTCCAGGAAAGGTGTCAGAGTGTCATAATGGTCAGTCTTATTTTATTAATGCATCGAGATTCATGTAGAGAGAAGTAATACTATATAAGAGAATCTCCACCTACAGGTACACGAGACTTTGCTATCAAAATTTATTATTCATCGTTATTGTTCTTCATGTTCTCCACCATCGCTTGCTTGCTTGACTTGAACGTTGGAGTGTCTGTGTCAGGGACTTCTCCCTAGCTAGCCCGGTGATTGATGTTTTTTGCTTCTAATGCTTCTCCTTAACATGCAAGTTCACTCGTAACACAAGGTTCCTCCCGTTCGAAGTCTTCTCGCGGTCAACATGAAGCCACCTGTCTAGCGTGTCATCCTCCCTGGTTCCTGCCAGAATCACTGGATTAGACTAACCTACAAGCTAACTCCGTATCCTCACTTGGAAAACTCAATCCAAGTCGACTTGCCAATCATACTGGAGAAAGCAATGCCCGACCTCCTTCAGCTTTACCACTTAGCTCAACCACTCCTGacctcctccatttcaaccacgTCCGACCTCTTTACTCATCTAAATCTAAGGGAGTATATATCATAATTAGTTTGGATAAACTTAAATTAGTTAATAATTATTTtctcatttattatatattttaagtgcgagattttaaaaaaataatagtaataataataaatagaagAAAAACTACTACTAAGGTTCTTAATTCAATAGTAATTTTAATTCGTTTTGTTTCAATCTTTGTCGAGATGTAAAAAAAGATTAGACAGATAAATAAAAATCACTCATATGGATTTATATGGAGATATTTATTGTATTTatacatataattaattatttttaaataagagCTTTCACATTATATCTTATTTTATCTTCATAATTTCTCCTCCTCCGTATGATTTAATTTATCTTCATCTTTTCTAAAATATTTGCTCCATCCAATTTGGTAGTCAAGAATGCCTTTTGATACTCTTTGTAGCTCCACGTAACGAAATTTTCTTTGTCTCCTTTCAGTATCCCTGGAAGCGGTCCGATCCGTCCATCATCTTTTGCAAGATGGAATGTAGCAATTGAGAGTCGCTCTTTGTTGGGATTTATCATGGCTCTATGCTCGCCGCTCTTGTATTTTCCATTGGTCAGTACCTGAAATAAAAGGGTTTATCTGAGTAAATAACTTGGgtttaaaatttctaaataaaaattatattttcataaaaaaatcccCTAAACTATGCTAATTTTAGTTATGGTTGCTATTTTTATAGCTCGCTTAAAATCTTGAGAATATTCCAGAACCAGAATAATTTAGTCGCTGTCTCCGTAGCTTTATTATAGAGTGATAATTTccttctcattttctaatttctttcttaatgctgctttaattattattatttttgtcacCTCGAGAATGTCGCCGGCATTGACGATGAACGCTCCCGGTAGCGGCACCACCGGAACCCATAAACCTTCGTGCTTGACCTGCAGTCCGTTGACGTCGTTGGCCTGCAGCAGCAGAGTTAACGAGCTGGCTCCGTCGGTGTGTGGCGACAGCCCCACCTCCCTATCGCATTCCCGGCACGGCGGGTAGTAATTCATCCTCATCCCCTGCGGCATCCCCTCGAACGCCTCCATCAGCTCCTCCTCCGCCACCTCCAAACTCTCAGCCATCACCGCCAGCAAGATGCTCACCACTCGGTTCGCCTCCACGCTGTAGCTCTCCAGAGTCCCCCTGATTTATTGATTAATCGTACAGaaacatgcatgtaattaattagCAACGGTTCCTGCTTGATGACATATATTCATTGGAATTAAGGATGGAATTGACCTGAAGGAAGGAGGATGAGTGGGCCAAAATCTCATATTTCGCCGGTGGATGGGTCGAGTGATGACGAAGTGCATGTCGGCCCAGTCCAGCTTCTGATCCTCGGACACGACGAACGCCTGGCCGTATCCTTGTAAGCCGTCGGGTAGCTGCGCGAACGTCTTCTTCTCTTCTAGAGGGAGGTTGAAGTACTCCGCCATGTCCGACTTCAGTTGCTCGATCAGCTCGTCGGGCACTTGATGATTTATCAGCTTCGCAGGGCAGAACATCAGTCAGTTCGCTGGAGACTAGTGTATTTATTttgcaaaattatatatattcaaAGTTTTGAATTCCTTGCCTGGAAGAAGCCCCACTGCGACAAGGCGTCGTGGAGTTTGGCGGCCTCTTCGCGGTGGGAGCTGGCGTCGAGGAGCTTGCGGAGGTCGACTACCGGGAGGGAGGTTTGGTAATTGGGCGGAGCAACGGGGTCGGCGGCGACATCCGGACGGAGGTAGCGGGGAGGGACGTCGCTGACGACGGCAGCGAGGGCTTGGACGTTTTCCACCGAAATGGAGGTTGCCACGTCGACGTAACTCACTTCCTCGGCCATCTCGATCGTTAGTGCAGCTTGCAACTTCACGCACCGAGTCCTTCCGTTGTGTATGTGCTTCATTATATAGAAGGTCGCCGTAATTTTCTGCGGAATTCCCTCCACAAAAAAAACGTTTTTGCAGAAAATTGAAAGAACTTTGTCATCGGTAGTATCCAAAGGAGCAATCAAAAcagtactatatatatatatatatatatatatatatatatatatatcgctaaattagagaaaaatccctaATCATAATGTTAACTTTGCATGTAATCTCCATGTCTAAAAAAATTTGTTTCCACTCCttgcatgcaaagtattacttgtttcaactccctcatgcaaatattgatacctaaattgcccctcagattttttaggtacaaaaattctaaaattgagtacaaaaagttcaaaaatgagtataattcttcttaaagttagtactttatattaaaaattgagtatattttctatcaaaattgtccctcttatGTTTTacgtataaaaaatctaaaaataagtataattcatattaaattcaacactttatactataatctagtactctatactaggatcgagtatattttctatcaaaattaaccttcatatttttcggtacaaatagtctaaaaatgaatataattcctattaaattcagcacattaaactaaaatcgagtatattttgaggtgaaaaaagaatcgtacttaatttgatagaaaatatactagattctaaattaatatacttaatttaagaggatttatattgatttttagactttttgtatctAAAAAAATCATGGACAATTAGGTAAAGATGTTTGACTggggagtgaaaataaaaatttttatggatgaggactgcatgcaaagatttttatatatatatatatatatatatatatatatatatatatatatatatatatatatatatgagtaattttatataaaataatacatTTGAAATTGCTTTTCTAGGTTAAAGAGtggtttctttttttttcaaaaaaaaattgtaaacgtTTTTAACGCAGGAACCTTTTGAGTGTTTGATAAGTAAAATCTTTCTCGGTTGTAATGATCGACACGAAATTCATTTTTGATAAGATTTACATTCAATGCGAGATATAATGAAATTGACTTTCGACATTTTAACTCTAAGTTGACTATTAATTAGGATCAAATCCCCTATATAACATTTATGAACAAATCCTAGGGACGGCGTAAATGAAAATTCGGCATTGTACTGAATGTAGAGTTCTCATTTTCTATCTAACTTTAGCAATGTCGCGCATTCCATTATACTTCTTGGATCTAGTGGTGATGTAATCTAAGCGTGGACTAAATGATGGTATGACTTGGTTTTAATAATTGAGATTAAGTTAGATTTTATCTCTTTTAAGATaaatttattgaataatttaTTATTGGAGATATTAAAAAAAgttactaaattaaaattatataaagtcAATACTAATTTATCTGTTGAGATGATCTAATCTCAAGCTGTCAGCGGAGCTGGTTCAGCTAAGCTTTCGATGATTCGAGTTGCGAAATTACAcaaaaatcaattctaacttatttGTTGAAATTACCTAGGCGGATAATTTCAGACTGTCAGCAGGGTTGATTCTGCTAAACTTTCGATGGTTCGAGTTGCgaaattacacaaaatcaattctaatttaTCTGTTGAAATGACCTAGGCGGATAATTTCAGGCTGTCAGCGGGGTTGATTCTACCAAGCTTTCGGTGGTTCGAGTTGCAGAGTTGATGAGGTGAGTAGCAGAATCGGGAGTCGATCGTCGAATCAGAAAGAGAATTCGCTAAGTAAGATACCGAGGCCTGCGTTCAAtgcaatttccttgaaacagattcgtcccacctccggctgtgcttcgagattCTCtcaggtcgtctgtttcccaggatacaattgCAAAACCACACACACAACCAAGCACAAGTTATTCGTGGTGAACTGAAAATGCACTTGAGTGCTTTCACGAGTAGTTCAACCGAAtggatgcacgactgagagagtTTTGTGGGAGAACACGGATAGACAGAGATTTGCTTCCTGCTCTTCCTCTCACTTTTTCTTTCGCTTATCTTCCGTTACTCTCTATCCTTTGCTCAAAATccatcctccttatatagaagTCCTCACCTTGCTTGTAATGAATAAccaaattatggtcatttaatacaggtttaatgtcgtcattaatgagtttaatatctTTATTAATGTCGAGATGTTACGGAATCataattaatgagtttaatgtcaccaTTAATGCTGAGACATTATGAAATCactattaatgagtttaatatcgccattaatgtcgagacgttatggAATCactattaattttatattaatgcttCTGTTACTCACTTGAGCAGGTAGCAAAAAGAGATTCGGTGGTAAAATATTTGTTTATTCACTTGGATAAATCTTGCCTCGACCGGTCCAACATTCGACGTGcatagtgttggtgcaggaagaaCTAGACGatcgaatctgagttttgattatgtcaaaaggtccaaagttaagttgtcttgtgatatAACAAGGTTGATTAAGCTTGcatgaaagtcctaagttgtcttaagcaaaagtcctagtggattctaggaaagtgtaaaaccctagggggaggtaaccctaggtcctaaggggcggtaaccctaggtcctagggggcggtaatcgtaggtgatggaaagtcctagctgcggttagacaggtggaaacccctaggggatggtaacactaggtcctagggggtggtaaccctaggtcctagggagtggtaaccctaggtcctaggggtggtaaccctaggttatggaaaactctagggggtggtaatcctaggttatggaaaaccctagggagaggtaatcctaggtcctatgggtggtaaccctaggcggaaagtttgGACAGGTCGTGGATCGGACATCCAGCAAAAAGTctaatcggtctggaggaccgatctggcaataggtaatctctcctgagagaagtaggtgaggatgcattccccgttgagagaacagtaggcattggttcgacctagggtttccagaggaaattcaaaaatagaaccggacagtctgaatACTGTCAAGTtaatgatttatatattatttggtattttgtctaactctgttttgcaggaaactaataattTTGCAGGGtcggacttagccttgatcggtcgatcaaatcggggatcagtcgaccaaaccttcAAAGTAAACAGATAGATTTCTAGCCAAATGAACGGGTTCGACCGAACAGTAGATATACGGTGACCAAAATTAGGCCAGATTGATCAGATCATACCAGATAAGCCAGCGATGATAAcaggatcggtcaaccaaacagcgagatcagtcgaccaaacgagGAATCATCCGAAGCTGAATTTAGATGGGAAGATGGACCGATTCAGGTAAGATTGGTTGACCAAATCAggggatcggttgatcgatcagcGATGAGTTAATCTAATTTTGAGATCAGTGTATCTGGATCAAGCCTAGCTTGGCTATTTAAGGAGGGCTCGACTAGTTCCTTCAATAACACAATTTCCGAGATCAAGAACGaacaactgctgctctcttcaacGCTGCTCTGACAATCGACGAAAGACTTCTAATTCTATTGTTCTTGGTAACTTTGTTATATTGTACTTCAAGTTATGTAATCTttattcgaattattagtgattgcccatcgaaagcgatcaacgatcgcgggccttggagtaggagtcatcacaggctctgaaccaagtaaaagaaattgtgttagcatttcttttgtcttgttctttattccactgcattATTCTGAGTTTTTcgaaacgaacgaattagccacgagtgttattcacccccctctagcacgtcatcAATCATACACGTAGGTCATGCTAGCATATGAGTCAACCTTGGTTCAATataatccgggccctggatttgcacccacccctgtGCACCCACACATGAGAGAGACTCTCCCCGTGCATATGTTTACAACAACAATGCACGtgccataatttaaaccaacaataaagatAACAGACTTCTAATGTGGAACTAACAAGCCATGaacaatagagtctcttcgtctccacctctttatttcattcacatttccaacaatccCCTACATGAATGGAATATATGGTATGTGATACCATTCAACAATTGAGTCAAGTATAAGATAGATATGTTTTAtcttttgaaccttcccttgtaaaaatttatttacatATTCTGATAGTAGATATGATGTCCTTGAATTGTTCGGTCATTTGTGTAAGcattgacaaatctcacccaagactcttccTGGTACAACTCAATTCTCATGAGTGTATTTATTTTTGACCATGAACACACTTGGTTCTATAAGATGCTCTAAGAATTATACCTCCAATTCTCTTTGAAGTGatcccacttctttctcacataggtgatccttcaagagtagtcatctactcttcttgatcattaaaagctcaTCCACTTATCCTAGTCCGGTTACTGTTTTATTGGGTTATTCCTCACAGTGTGTCTAGTTAGTATACATTAGTTATCCCTTTGAACCTACTTCTTAGGATCTCTAATCAGCATAAGTTGGGTGTCATTTGCACTAATCACTAACAATGACATCAAATTCATTTCTCGTGataagcttgcaactaactccTGATTTAACCCTTTCATTAGCAGATCCACTAGGTTATCATTTGACTTCACATGaccaacagtgataactcccgttgagagtagttgtctaatgatattatTTCTACAACGTATATGCCTAGACTTACAATTATACATATAGCTCTGTGCCAAGAGCTACAAACTATCATAATGTATGAAAATTACTGACATCGGTTTTGGCCATCCtcagaatatcttctaagaattgttgtAGTCATTCAGTCTCTTCACcgcatttgtcaagagctacaaactcaaatTCCATTATAGATTTAGTTATTacagtttgcttagaagattttcaaGAAATGGTTGCACCTCCCAAAGTGAATACATATACActcatagacttagagtcttttatgttagATATCCAACTCGTATCGCTATATCCTTCGATCATAGCTGGATATCTCATATATTACAattcatattcacgagtataccttaatactcttgttaTCTTTTTCTAGTGCTCAATACCTGGATTACTCATATATCTATTCAATTTACTTACTGCGTAGGTCAAGTCTAGtcatgtacaactcatcaggtacatcagacttcTAATCACTCAAGGgcactctatctgagagatactttcaccttaattttttgatagatgttgacttgtATCTATCGGCATTCATGCCAACGTAGTattacccttggtgaatttcttaagaatcttatccacgtaatgagactgactaagaacaagtccttcgttgttctaagaattttgattcctaaaatcacatcagctaggcccatgtctttcatctCAAAtattgagttcaacatatctttagtggatttgattatcttatcattacttccaatgataagtatATCATTTACATATAGGCAgaagatgacatagtcattctctATGGCTTTCatatagacacatttatcacattcattaatcttgaatccacattccttcatgacattatcaaatttctcatgccactgatttggtgcttgtttcaagccatataatgatttCACCAATCTATAAACCTTATTTTTCTATTCTGGTATAGAAAACCCCTCAAGTTGCTTTATATagatttttttcttctaaatcaccatttagaaaggttatctttacatccatctgatgtatttcaaGATTTCAAAGAACTACAATGgccaactgttagttagagccctagagtcaatcatatgatgattgttgtatggactcgatgtatcatattcctatatacttataaaggtgtttctttatggttattatacttacttatattggtgccaaataactaagtataatagcgtccttgagtagaaggttcttatctatatcaatcaattgattgaattgatagtgagatgatatagagaacactactcttaatcattcatagtcaagtattaacattcagggacaatgttaatgcgatgagactatcatgtaggtcaactcgatgacttgatctcatgagtcatggatatagagatatcaagttgacacatgggtatgcattggagaatgtatactgaatgacccgccatgagaaagtatcatggatcgttatatgagtgtcatatactttctcatgtgactattagtatgactatcagtccttggacttgaagtcaccatggttccctacataaggagttgcatactttggcttcgtcaaacgtcacccgtaactgggtggactataaaggtgattactgggtatgtaacaaattatgcgaagggatgtgaatgatgtagatgggatatatcccttctatatgacgggagtgacatcatgattcttgatagagtgagaccacgaagtgcatggccatgcccaaatgagtcaatatgagatattgagctcatttgtttagagtgagactacttggagttcaagatatagattgattagaggatgacacggtctatgcctcaattgatcaatctagatatttaTGATAGAAGAACATTATCATATattatgagagtcacaattagtagtcacaaaggtgatgttggatctcaacattcttgtaacttgggtagtaatgatgtgttgctagataccgctcattatttatgcttctaaatgagtttaggagcattgccaacgttacaaaaacctatagggtcacacacaaagggcaattagatggagattatgttcatatgatggaccaagaggattaggttcatatgatgaaccaaattggattaagagtaatccaaattagactaatcgagttggactcaatttgattcatgtgtccaatgagtctaatttagattatgactcattgaatcaatttaatttaatgaataaagattcattaaatcaatttgacttgaatcaatggttagatttgatcaaccatgggagataaatgagtcaagtttgacttgacttgagagggaagatgaagggtcaagtttgacttgaccaaatgccacttcattgtgacatggcatgggggtcggctaatgatgatgttccacatcatcatggctacatcattgcatgccacctcatgaggtagaccaagagtcatgactcttagtattacatggaggtataagaacctctaaatgtggtcggccacattattggtgtgagttacattttgtgtactcattcaagaggtcatcttcttcctcctctcttctcttctctccctctcatcctccattgccgagccacccaagagtgctagcacactctaagtggttcttctccaccttttgtccgtgtggatacttgtagaggagtgttcacttgacactctacgagatccgacaaccttttggacgagcgggataagcgaagggcttcgctacaaaggtataccccttttatgtagatctaaggtagatatagtgtagaaacatgtacatgatttaatttaaatatatcttcgcacggatccgtggctagaattcagggttttcgcaatgcaaaaagtgatttttgcggatCGAATTGCTAACACCAACaacactctaatggaagttattctcgacaccagaaaatatgtatcaaagtaatcaaggccttcccATTGTCGGTTTCCTTTGTTTACTAATCTAGCCTTAGCAatttgacttcattttcttcttaaagatccacttgcaacctagtggtttacttcccggaggaagattcacaagttctcaagtgtgattttgcaagacaAATTCTATCTCAAATGCAATTGTCTCTATCCAGTGAGGTCCATAAGAAGAGTTTACTGCTTTTGAGTAACTTCGGgactcactttccaacatgataGTGATAAAATCCAATCCGTAGGATTTTTATCTAAGCTCAACCACGACTGAtttctcatcatcatcttcaccttgtgtttcatatgtctATTTTGAGGGGCTAGCTTCCTCTCAAGACTTATACAGAAACATATGCTCGAAGAACGAGgtatttctcgattctattattgAGTTCTTGTATATATTCggtatttgtgactcatacacaaaaaATCGATACACACTGTTGTTATgtacatatccaataaatatgcaatcaactatctttggtcctatcttaatcctttttagATCATGCACCAAAACTTTGACAAGATACCCtcatatttgtaaatatttataggaTGGTTGTTTTCCATTTTACAACTCATaagagctcttatctatttttttcGAGGCACCTTCTTTAAAAtgtaattagttgttaacacaTATTCTCCCACATGAACTCTAGCAGTCCAGAGCTCAATAAAAGAGCATTTATCATCTCCTTCCACTTGTGCTTTAGGCagtcttgaagtccttccagcctaGATGCAGATTCTCAATGATAGCATCCGCCTAGAAAATTTTACTCAGAATCATCCCTTTTGAGTGGATcttgtgcaagatcacctgaagctcctagacttagctaatcaccgtcttggagtcaaccattttGTAGTCTAGGAATCGGCCCATAATGAATTTCTTGGCCCCTATATTCTCCGTTTTGTATTTCTTGTCCAAggactcccacaactccttagccattctcttcatgctatactcAACATACAGTGAGtcaagaatgtaaaatatcgaaaaagggtgaataaccattagggaatttttcggaatttttagaaattttctgggaatttttcggagctcgtacaacgagtttaaggggatcaaatattgggccataggaaagtctgtttaggctaccccgtttaaacgaggaaaagtttaatttttctttttctttattttcttttctcctctCGCGTGCCCTAGCCTCCCACTTTGCTCGACGTCATCTCCTCCTTTTTCCTAATCGACTCCGCATGCGACGGTTCCTTTCTCCTCCCACACATACAAAATGAGCCATCGCCGATcccctcttttcctttcttctcttATCCTCTCACCGCGGCATCTCCTCACCCGATCCTCATCTTCCTCACGCCGCCGAGGTCGAATCTCCCTCTCCTCCCGGAGCTCACGACATGTCGACCTTTTTTCCCCTTTCTTCACGCCGCCTGTGCCCTAGctctccctttttccttcatTATCGTAGCGTCGGCGACGCTCGAGCCACCACCTGCCAAGCCTCCTTCCCTCTCTTCGCGGACACCAGGAGCCCGTCAAAAATCAAGCATCCGAGCCTATCTTTGTTTCGTGCCCTAGTTCTCCACCGCCGCCGCACCCTCTCTGTTGCCTCTTGACCCCAGCAACGCCGTTTCTACCCGTGCCCTAGCCTTCCCTCCAGCCGACCATTGCAGAGTTTTGGAGGGATTGGGAGGGTATCAGCGGCCAGCCACCACCTGTTTTTCTTCTCCGGTGAGTCTTCTACCCTAAGATCTAGTGCTGGACCTCTTCCTTTGTTTCGGCCAGAATCTTCCTGCCCACCTTGTACCGGCCAA
This genomic stretch from Zingiber officinale cultivar Zhangliang chromosome 7A, Zo_v1.1, whole genome shotgun sequence harbors:
- the LOC121999422 gene encoding 2-oxoglutarate-dependent dioxygenase 11-like; this translates as MAEEVSYVDVATSISVENVQALAAVVSDVPPRYLRPDVAADPVAPPNYQTSLPVVDLRKLLDASSHREEAAKLHDALSQWGFFQLINHQVPDELIEQLKSDMAEYFNLPLEEKKTFAQLPDGLQGYGQAFVVSEDQKLDWADMHFVITRPIHRRNMRFWPTHPPSFRSIPSLIPMNICHQAGTSYSVEANRVVSILLAVMAESLEVAEEELMEAFEGMPQGMRMNYYPPCRECDREVGLSPHTDGASSLTLLLQANDVNGLQVKHEGLWVPVVPLPGAFIVNAGDILEVLTNGKYKSGEHRAMINPNKERLSIATFHLAKDDGRIGPLPGILKGDKENFVTWSYKEYQKAFLTTKLDGANILEKMKIN